The genomic DNA aggcactgctccctcgtcgacggcccgcaattccggcgcgcgccgcggcttgTTGAAGAcgtagggcgtgccacctgacctatacccgatcaggaaggtgcgaacgtgcttgcaacaattagcctgcatacacaaacacgtagaaacgtaagtccgagccgtggtcggctccccgggacgactcttgcatcggctttaaagagccgatcgagttccggtgtcagattggatctgtttgcatccggatgttgatgaaataaagcgaataactgtaaagctgcttcaattaaatctaattaatctaatccacgatggtaaaagcttcactgctagatcggaacatcctacacgtgactgggcctaatgaacataacagatagctaaaccacaacccaaaacagaggcctaagaactagcaagagccgattcccggaacaatccctatcaaggctaagataaagcatctatcaCACCACcagatcgtccaacccgtttgcaaggcataacctagcagatattttGCCAACTCctaaagataagagcaaaccataacagatcggatctactaaacagaaaagaagcagggtgttgtctctgtgcaactagttctatgcgacaagaactagcataagattgaaacgtgactgcacagaaacaacatgatattcgtagatgataagcaacaaagcacaacagatctactaaaagccattctacgaacatcaagataactagcattactcgccataaaaaatgctttagtatgagtaataccaaggtaaaagcaagaacaacgctgccctgatcgcaagacacgatcagggcagcatggcgcttacttggatgaaaccctaaggttaggggtggcgatgcgccgagagttgttgtttgcgagacgtgatgacgctctctctatatgaataacatagggtacatatttatagtccggagacttgggaaacaatctaaactaatcttgtctcGATCGGACTccatctctaatcttgaactaattctataaatacatggcccatgtggcctaaatgctcacgcaggagccgatttacaagccttcttcaattttctgctttaagcccatcttgctttcagcccataaattaatcctgttaatttatggcgataacaggagGGAGATCTCTCAAGACCGTCATTGCCATACATATTCAAGATCTCCCACAGATGTATCGCACAACATCGTTTGAACCAAGATGATAAAGGACGAGGCAAAGACACCAGAGCCAGCCGGCCACCTTGGTGGTTTGGCTGGATCACCATTGCCTtgatccccatcttcttcaacaacGATTGTATGTGCATCCTCTACCTCTCAATTCTcttgattcatgagtttgaatgaATTTTAAATCTAACTCATtaaaatcaagtcaaaatgAATCAGTGTGTTCCACCTGCTCTACATGtttcctatggttggcttgcatatgttttattccattCTTATCGCCTTGATGCTTGTGATAAAAAATATTTAAGAAAGCATGCTCATCTAAGTAGTTGACATGTGAGATATGGTTCGGATGATATGATCTTCTCTCTTTGTTGACTAAGTGCTTGGGAactttatttaaaaatttgaaaaatctttgcgaagctcctctttgatatgccaaagtcctaccaaacccatatgatgatacttcttgaaaaccatatacacatatgctgcttgtttttgcattgagctttgtcaaattgttgtgacactcgagagaaatttttttatgctttcatgatcaagattcacgtgcacaccACATATCCCTTGCTATGCTTCGatgagaagttagcattgtatCATCCATCCATTtcacaaaataaatgctccataaatcgtgttggtctctctctctctagctacTGTTAAAAAATGAGGCATGAGCtattaaaaaaatatggacCCATGAAggtccagaaaaaaaagaaagaaacaaaaagaaggGGACCCATGAAGGTcttgaaaaaagagagagagaagagatagccatgctctcaaaagaatttatagAGAGAGAGGGACCACACAAGAGGAGTTTCCATCTCATCCACCATAATCCAtacacgtgcacatcttgatctgatggtatgatttgtttttctctttggatccggtttttgactttgcaatatataTGATACAAGTATGTCTTATCCTTCatgccctaccttgagctccacatagcCATCACTACaagtaggatgaagaaaaggTAAGTCAAATGCCTTGGAAAGAacatatacacattgagcgatctgagataatcaaatgaggagctaagcaaggtttgttttgaaaGCTTATTGAAAATCTCAAGCTACTTGACATAAGGAGTAGGAGTGATTTGATTCAACACTGTTCCATgcctcaactacccaagatggcatgatagacacttTAAAGTTTACAAGTACAAGGTATGAgttggaatatctcttatgctcgcttCATATCTTTGGAATTCATGTTCTACCTTAGTTctttctccttcactcgagAAGGAGCAAATgccaagtgtgggggtgttgtagACGGCGCTTAAGTATCAATTTTGTGCCGTCAATTCCTGCATAAACtcataaaatgtaaacatcaacatagtggtagggatTTATTACTTACCACTTCCACGAGTATTGGTaattatttgtatgcaggtgaaataagggtgaaaacacacttcatgagcagggaaacaaactccacagatcaaggcaaaatACGCAACCAATCATAGCATGAGAATCAGGGTGAATTGGATCAAAAGAGGCCCGTGCACCCAAGCAAACGAGCTTAGGACAGGCCATGACCCATGGGATTAGGACAAGGGACACCAGGGCAGCCCAAATACCAAatttgggggcggttggagccccgggcaggccggccgaccaccatggtcggcTGACCaagcccacgggccccaccacctcatcTTTGACGCGTGGCAGCTCCTCACTggctcccaaggtcggttccaGGGGGATATAGCTGCTGATTCTCGGCTGAACACCCCTTGGCTCCCTATTATAAATAGTAGAGGAGGGGGAACAAATGAAGACATCTATCAAGTGCTCACttcaagccttctcttggtttagagttgtcttagagtagggagagggtagaggtactcaggaggggcgccgatcttcgtcgctcttctccattttgtacctctacgagagtgagagagtagttcgggagaagtgccggggtgtcggcattctgctcccagcttgtacctctacgaatgctgctacattcttcggctttagtaagtattcgtggttcctatctctagttctatacttggtatagtatatgcggtttcgtcgctctgtattcattCAGAGTGCTATAGTTTACTACGGGAGctcatacgtagttagactacagtagtaatcaatagcgtagacgtggtgtctaggctaggggttatccttcgtttgccttatatcccacggtttgttagaggtaggccgtaggtggtgacagccctattggtccttcgtaatcctccacgttcagatATAGCGTatagctgttggccggagtcgactgacagaccagttgtaagccggtgcccaaaGCGAGTATtttgcccgagagatcgacctttaactcagcagcagcagtatcTTAGGAACCCTCTCTTCCCTTCAACCTATTTTGGTGTGTCCTTAGACCGagtagaatagaagagagtgtacacacgttccctgtggattcgataacccttggaatactctaaggtgaaAGATACAAAAGTATACGTGCACTTGTGAatttattcgtgatgctaaaatacccaacagaaGTCCGTGCCGAGCACGACCTCGAGATCGCCGACATCGACCGCGCCGATGGGAGCTACCTCGTCGTGGCCGCCGacctccacctcctcttcgCATTCCTCACCATGCGCGTCGGCCGCGCCGATGATGCCCTGCACACCATATGCCCCCCTCCACGGCGGACGGGAGTGCGATGAGGCTGGCGTGAGACACGCCCGCCTCGGCTTTGTTGGCTGCCGGCCCTAGAGCTGCCTGTCGTGACGGCGGGGTGCAAGACGGCCACGTGCCCATCCGCGCCATGCCAAAGCCATGGCCTGGGACACCACATCGAGCTCTATCGCCAAATCGAGCTCTGCTCTGCCACCGCTTGATTGAGCTTCGCCGCCCTTCTTTGCTCTATCCATCGTTGTGGTAGCTCGTCGTTGTCTGCCCCCTTTGCCGGCTTGAGCGCAAGGCTCGCTGGCTGAGATGCAGACCAGGACAAGCGGAGGACGTGGAGCAGCACGACAGCGTTCCCCTCAGGAAGGTCAGGCAAAAGCATAGGgaggcggagcagaggagggagagagagcgcgGATGTTAACTGAACGATGATAGAATTCAGAGAGGTTGTTTTGCAAATGTTTGCCACCGCGACATTCATATGGTGCTTTGGTTGCTCCTGTGGGGCATTTGGGATCTCGAATGGAATACTTAATATGATTTTAAGATCCGGATATAATAATTTGAAAGTCTAAGAACTAAGTAAAACTTCACGATAAGTATAAGGAGACGGGTACAAATTACTCTTCACAAAACACTCCGGGGAGAGTCCACGGACCACTGCGCTCGTTTCCCAGTTTCCACCTCTTGTCTTCCACAGCCTTCATCCAGATCCACGCATCCTTCCATCCGCCGCAATCCCGACCACGCCTTCATCCCGATCGCCGTCGTCCTCGTCTAATCTGGGCCGGACTCCCACTCCCAATCCCCAACTTCGCCCTCCACCGCTGCACGTGAGGAGGTAAGACGAATCGATTCGCGTCTGCACTAGcttgcgcggcgcggcgcgcccgTGCGAGTGCGACCGGCTGCGGCCTGCTGGCGTGCGGCACGGGACACATCCCCGCCGTGGCCCGTGGATCTCCGGAAGGCGCCCGGTCCGGCAGGCGCAGAGAGATTCGGAGTGGGGGAGAGGCAGGCAGGCACTCAGGCCACAGGTTGTTGATCTTTTGCCTCCCAAATACACATCCACCTCACTGTTTCAATGGAACTTTGAATAATTTGCTCAAACTGAAATCTGATTATGTATTTATGTTTACGCCGCATCTTGTACTAGTAACAGTTAACATCCCCCATTTGTTTTCTTGAGGGTTTGTTACAACTGAACCACCATGTTAACTTGGCCTGACCCTGGTATGGTGATTTAAAGATCTTATTTCTAATTTCTGAACTTGGGTGTGCAATTGGTAAGAACCTGACTGGACAGAGAACGGATGGCAAATTAATAGTCATTTCTGTTGTGCAGCCTTGGTGCAGACATTCTCCTGCTTACCACAAGGATATGTGTATGCACTTGTCCAAGCATTCATATCGGGATAGGGATAGTGAATTGTTAGTGTTTGATACTTCAAATGTATCCATGTCTGCATGGGTGTGCACCTGAAGGGCATAATAACTTAGTGCTTAATTCAACTTGAACCGTAGTCCCCTCTCCTTGGAAGTGAAAGTGTGTCATGTGGCTCACCTAGGACCTTCACTTTGTGCTGCAGAGTGCATGTGTTCTGCGCTGTAGATGATTACTTGGTACACACTTGTAATATAGCGGCATATATAGATCCTAATTGGATTCATAAATTTTATTGGAAGATGTGTTGCAATTTTGATTTGCATTGACTTAACCTAGAAGTTGCCTGTGCTTTTTATAGCAATAAATATAGATGAAGGTTCTTCATTGAAGAATAAAAAAACGGCAATCAGCTTTTTTCACAGTTAAACTGGTTAAGATAACACCTTCTGCTGTTTTTCCTGCTTGTAGAATACCATTATAATTATATGATTATATAATCTAGCTTCATTGCTCAATGCAGATAGCAAATGCTTGTTACTAATTCTTGCCATACCTTTCAGTGATTCCTGTGCAGTTTGGTGAAGATGGCAAATACAGAGAACTTATTCAAGATGGCAAATACAGACACAGATACAACTGCACAGCACAAGGAATGGGATTATGAGTTTCAAAAAAAGGAATGGGATGATGCGCTGTGCCCAATATGCATGGACCATCCGCATAATGCTGTCCTTCTGTTGTGCAGCTCCCATGATAAAGGATGCCGATCCTACATATGTGATACAAGCTATAGGCATTCAAATTGCCTAGACAGGTTCAAGAAAATGAAAGTGAATGATGGTGAGAGTTCTTCACACCCAAACTCATCCATGCCTGGGGGTACAAGAAACCAAAATGCTGTCCAGAGATCTCGTTTTGATCTCACTAGAGAGAGCCCCAGGTTACTCATAGACATATCTGAACCTAATGAAGCTTCCAATCATCAAGATGCCATAGCTGGAGAACAGGAAGAAAATAACTACAATGAAGGCCCAGATATGACATTGGAAGCACAGGAGGTGAACAGTGGTCCTTTGGAGTCAAATGAAGTGTCGAGCTCAAACCAATTGTTGTGCCCACTGTGCAGGGGTACTGTTAATGGCtggaagatcatcaaggaagCCAGAAAGTATTTGGATGAGAAACCGAGAGCTTGCTCACGGGAAGCCTGCACATTTTCTGGTAATTACAGGGAGATCCGTAGACATGCCAGAAGGGTGCACCCCACAACAAGGCCTGCTGATGTGGATCCATCAAGGCGCCGTTTGTGGCACCACTTGGAGCATCAGCGGGAGTATGGTGACATAGTGAGCGCAATCCGGTCCGCAATGCCGGGGGCAGTTGTGCTTGGTGATTATGCTATTGAAGGTGGTGAAATGTTTTCACATGACCGGGAAACCAGCGGCCCAAGTGAACCAAGTGGATCTCTGCTGACAACATTTTTTCTATTTCATTTTCATATGCTCAGCAATAATCCAATTAGTTCAGGTGATGAGCCAAGAGGCACATCACGGGGCCTGAGAAGGCAGAGACGACGTTATCTGTGGGGAGAGAATTTATTAGGTCTCcaatatgatgatgatgatgagcagGAGGATGAGGAAGAGAATAACTTAGATGAAGAGGTTCAGAGACCGAGGAGTCGCCGGAGGTTCATCAGATCAAGATCGGAGGAGCGAGCGTAATGCATAGGTAGCTGTGGTAATTACATTCTTCACTGCTGTGAAGTTCTTTTACCAAGAACTCATGATGACTCCTTGCATGGTATTTGCCATGCCAGTGGAGATGCAGGTGACGTGCTTTGTCGTATTGTTAAAATACTGTGCACATCACTGCAATCAAAGACCAAAAAGCGAGTGGACCTCAAGTTCAAGCTCAGATTAGTCAAATGGGTTCGGCACCATCCATAAGGCCCTCTTCATTGTGACACGCTCGGGAGAACATTTATTATTAGGGCATAGCTTACAGCTCTATCCAACTAGAAGTGACCTGGAAGTTTGGTGTTTGGAGATGCTCGTTCCATCACAGCTGGAGCTGTTGCTGATGCACCGTGTGTTGTTTATTTTTTGTGTCACCTGCATCTGTTCCGGTTGATATCCTTGTTCAGCTGAAGTGAGTAGAGTCGGATTTCCTGAAAcaatggttcacattatgtgcATACTTGTTACCAAGACCATTCGCAAACTTGGTGTGCGTCTGTTGTTGGAATTCAAATGGTTGCCACCATTGGCTTGTCAATCCAAACCTTACGCAAGTTTGATGGACGAGGGTATCCATCACTGGTCCCTGTGGTTTGTGAACTCTACCGCTGGGCAGATGCATATTTTTATGCAGAGGCTTTTCTCCAATGAATGACGGTTGTATCTGATATTTGAGGACCTTAATTATAATGCATGGTGAAACTGTTTCTGAAACTTAGTTCTTGGTGATTTTTCTTTTAATATAATCCACTAACAAAGTTAACAAATCATGCACACGTCAGCTAAAGTTATTTTAATATAACTGGCAAACCAAATGTTTAGCTAAACTTGATCTGACTGTTGAACAACCTGTATTATTTTCAGAGTTAGACCATGTTTGTTTCTAGGGATTTGTTTTTAGCCTCTGTTACATCAAAAGGAATTTTACTATTTTGgagtataaaataaaatatgtttataaattttttttgcacagatgggtgctaattcgcgagatgaatctaatgagtcaaattaattcataattcactacagtgatgctacagtaaccatccgctaattatgattaacatacctcattagattcgtctcgtagtttagttccggagttctgcagttagttttataattaactttatttaatacttctaaatactaagattTTTGTTGATGTGACATGGTTTAAAATTTAGCTCTAGGATCCAAATAACCCCTTACTTCTCTATAACATTTGAGAGATAAGTAGCAACCATAAGGATCTAAACTGGCCTTGCCACCATCAAGAGCAAGAAGCCACCCAATCCAACCGTCTGGCTTGCCAGGTGTGCTTTCTGGTGGATGAATTAGAAGTTTGGTAGAACTTGGATTATTTGTTGTCAATTTCAGCGTCGCAGATGTTTTAGCTTATCACAAAACAAAAGGGAGTTATCTGGCATCCTTTCCTTAGTCTTTGCCCATAATAACTATTTTTCTTTGCCCCACAATCAATGTATAGGTCTAGCGAGATCAGTTTGCCACCAATCAAGTAGTCAAGAATCATTTGGATAGGTACAACAATAACATAGTTTTTTTTCCCAAGTAAGTTAGGGTAGGCTAgcgatgaaacccgaaagaaataagttcacggttcaggcacattgatagctagtctccaagcgctcctatccaaaactatctctttagagatattccaatccttaaggtctctcttaaccgactatcccacgtcagtttaggtatacctctacccctctttacattattgacccgctcaagaaccccattacgcaccagCGCCTCAGGAGGCTTTCGTTGGACATGACCAAACCATCTCAGctgatgctgggtaagtttctcctcaattggtgccaccccgaccctatcccgaataacttcgttccggactctatccctccttgtgtgcccgcaaaaccaccgcaacatccgcatatctgctacactcagttgctggacatgtcgcctttttgtaggccaacattcagcaccgtataacatcgccggacgaattactgtcatatagaatttgccttttagcttttgtggcaccctcttgtcacaaaggatgccagaagcttgccgccatttcaaccagccagctgaaattctatgcctaacatcttcatcaatgtcgccatccttttgtagcaccgatcctaaataccgaaaagtatccttctggaccaccacttgcccatctagactaatgtctcccccctcatgcctggttgcgctgaaatcgcacatcatgtactcagtcttggtcctactaagtctgaactctttcgactctaacgtgcgtctccacagctctaacttcctattaatccctgccctactctcgtcaactagcaccacatcatcagcaaagagcatacaccaagggatctcaccttgtatatcccttgtgacctcatccatcactaaagcaaataaataagggctcaatacTGActcctggtgtaggcctatgttaataggaaagtcagtggtgttgccatcacatgtccggacaaacgtcgtcgcatccttgtacatatccttaatgagggtaatgtacttagttgggactttgtgcttctccaaggcccaccacatgacatttctcggtactttgtcatatgccttctcaaggtcaatgaagaccatgtgcaagtccttcttctgctccctatatctctccatcaattgtcgtattaagaaaatcgcctccatggttgaccttccaggcatgaacccaaattggttttgggtcacacttgtcactcttcttaggcgatgcttgATAACCCTCTCACAaaacttcatcgtatggctcatcagcttaatctcatggtagttagtacaactttgaacatcgcccttgtttttgaagataggtactaatatacttctcctccattcttccggcatcttgtttgaccaaaaaattagattaaaaagcttagttaaccatattgttgctctatctcctaggcatctccctttatcctcttcaaagcctccccgatctctacctcctgaattctcctcacaaaatttctattggtatcgtcaaaagagtcatctaactcaagggtagggccatcactctccccattaaacaacttgtcgaagtactctctccatctatccatgatctcctcatccttcactagcagtcgatctgtcccattcttaatgcatttgatttggttgatgtcccttgtcttccgctcgcggatcctagccatcctataaatgtccttctccccttctttcgtgcctagccgctgatacaggtcatcatacgccttaccctttgctacactcacagctcgctttgcaaccctcttcgctaatttatagccctcgatgttggctgcactcttatcaaggtggaggcgcttgaaacactcattcttctccttaatagtcctttgcacctcgtcatcccaccaccaggtgtctttccccctcctgtttgcctcccctactcacgccaaacatcTCTGAGGCTATCTTCcaaacacatgttgccatctttagccacatttcatctgcgtcttctccttctagTGCCTGTTAAAGTTTAAACCGTTGTTGACGACTATTTGGATATCTAAGATTTAATTTTGGATGTACATGAACTGAATTTGTAGGTTTTAGTGTTTTACAGGTGCATCTTACATGCCTGTTGTACACACTTGCAAGTGCATTCTTTTCACACTAACCTAATGCAAAGTGCAAGAGAGAGAAAGTGAAAGGGCCTATCCACAAATTAGCCCCACCATGTTCCCCCCTCTCCCCAGTTTCAAAAccgagaaaaaaatataaaaacaaaaatcccatcttttttttctcccgGAAAAGTGGCTCCGCCGCGCTCGGCGAGCTCGATGGTCATACATcatcccggcgccggcgcggcccccGCGTCGTCcgtcggcgacgacgacttccactGGGATGACGCGGCTGAGGCGGAGCTCCAGGCCATCgaggccgcctacgcctccgccaagcgccgccgcctccccgactGGACCTCCCCGTCCCCTTCATCCCGCCCCCGCTACAGCCAAAGTCCTGTTTCCGGCGGATACAGCCAAAGCCCGGTTTCCGGCGGATCTACGCCGTCGTGGGTGCTCACGCCCCCCTCCTTCCAAGGTGCGGTCCCCCTCTTCTCTGCTACCCCTTTCCCATTCTTGGCATCGCGGAATTGAACAACCCTCTCGGTTCTTGAAAATGGGGGCAAGAACCCCCCCGATGCGAGGTGACGCCTCTCGCCTTGAGTCTTTGGGTGCATACAAATTGCTTCCGTTACCAAAGGGGTTCGGATGATTGCATCACACTGGGTACCAAAGGAGGAGGTTTCTTGGTGCTAGAGTTGCATCTCACttgtaagaaaaaaaatgcaattttTCAGTACATACAATGGCTACTCTCCTGTTCGTTTCTATGTTACTACTTCTGTTAAAACTCAGAGCTTCATTGATCTGTCATGATTCAATTCCTCAGTTGGCATATCAGATACCATGTTGTAGCTTATGCATATCATGCTTCTTCTGTGATTGAAATGGGCATCTTATTTCCTTTTCATTCTGACTATAGGGAATGTGAGGGCAAGGCACCAGCCAATTTCATTCGGCGGTAAGATTGTTTACTGCAGGACATCTTCTGAGGTGGAGAAGGCTGCAATGGACATCTTAAGCAAAATCGAGAGCATCAAGGCCCCTGGTCCAGTTTCTCTTGGGTTTGATCTTGAATGGAGGCCCTTTCCGAGAAGAGGTGGTTTGTTCTTCTATCTATCCGAATTTAGAGTACCATCTTCAATTTGTTTTGGTGAAACAACATTTtggctttccttttttttctatgAATGTTTCGCTATGTCATTCTTGCAAGTAGTGTAATCTGATGGAACATAATGGTCACTGTGGTCTTCGCAGGAGAGCCCCCATGTAAAGTTGCTGTAATGCAGCTCTGCATGGAAAAGACTCTGTGCTACGTTCTGCATATCGCTCACTCTGGAGTACCACCTAAACTAAAATCTCTCTTGGAGGATAATTCATCCATTAAAGTAGGCAATTTTGCTTGGGTTTTATGTTGCTACCCTCAGATGTTTTTCACATTTCCCCTATACTATGCTCTGCTTCGATCAGTCAACTCATTGATCTGTGTCTTCTCAGGTTGGAATATGCATAGACAACGATGCAAGAAAAATGTTGAACAATTATGATACCTGCGTACAACCATTGATGGATTTGTCAATCTTGGCAAATGCCAAGTTAGCTGGGCCTCCTAAAAGATGGAGTCTTGCTTCTTTAACTGAAATGATCACGTGTAAAGAGGTATTTTGACAGTATTAAGtcccccccccctcttgccTAGCTCTGTTTCTAATGTGAGAGAGGAAATTCTATTTGTTTTCAGTTACTTAAGTTTGGTAGGTTGTTAATCGTTCAAGTTACTATTTGGTAGACTGAAGTACAGAACCCCCCAATTATTTATGAAAAACTAAAATTTCTGACAATAAatgtgaaactgaaaattcttttGGTTATTGAAGCATGCTTTCTTGGTTCCCTTGgacttcaaatgttgaaatgCTCTTTAACAACTGCAACTTTCCTCTAGTTGCCGAAGCCAAGCAACATAAGAATGGGAAATTGGGAGGCTGATGTTCTCACCAAGAAGCAACTTCAGTATGCTGCCACTGATGCTTACATCTCTTGGTACTTGTATGAGGTACATAAATACACCTATCAACTTATTCCCTCTCATGATTGATTTTAATGTGTCCTGTTCTACCTGTTCTTGACGGC from Panicum virgatum strain AP13 chromosome 7N, P.virgatum_v5, whole genome shotgun sequence includes the following:
- the LOC120682017 gene encoding Werner Syndrome-like exonuclease isoform X4, with protein sequence MVIHHPGAGAAPASSVGDDDFHWDDAAEAELQAIEAAYASAKRRRLPDWTSPSPSSRPRYSQSPVSGGYSQSPVSGGSTPSWVLTPPSFQGNVRARHQPISFGGKIVYCRTSSEVEKAAMDILSKIESIKAPGPVSLGFDLEWRPFPRRGEPPCKVAVMQLCMEKTLCYVLHIAHSGVPPKLKSLLEDNSSIKVGICIDNDARKMLNNYDTCVQPLMDLSILANAKLAGPPKRWSLASLTEMITCKEHAFLVPLDFKC
- the LOC120682017 gene encoding Werner Syndrome-like exonuclease isoform X1 — its product is MVIHHPGAGAAPASSVGDDDFHWDDAAEAELQAIEAAYASAKRRRLPDWTSPSPSSRPRYSQSPVSGGYSQSPVSGGSTPSWVLTPPSFQGNVRARHQPISFGGKIVYCRTSSEVEKAAMDILSKIESIKAPGPVSLGFDLEWRPFPRRGEPPCKVAVMQLCMEKTLCYVLHIAHSGVPPKLKSLLEDNSSIKVGICIDNDARKMLNNYDTCVQPLMDLSILANAKLAGPPKRWSLASLTEMITCKELPKPSNIRMGNWEADVLTKKQLQYAATDAYISWYLYELFLLFIRHYRVFQIVMLKLKLSL
- the LOC120682017 gene encoding Werner Syndrome-like exonuclease isoform X2, producing the protein MVIHHPGAGAAPASSVGDDDFHWDDAAEAELQAIEAAYASAKRRRLPDWTSPSPSSRPRYSQSPVSGGYSQSPVSGGSTPSWVLTPPSFQGNVRARHQPISFGGKIVYCRTSSEVEKAAMDILSKIESIKAPGPVSLGFDLEWRPFPRRGEPPCKVAVMQLCMEKTLCYVLHIAHSGVPPKLKSLLEDNSSIKVGICIDNDARKMLNNYDTCVQPLMDLSILANAKLAGPPKRWSLASLTEMITCKELPKPSNIRMGNWEADVLTKKQLQYAATDAYISWYLYEALQSLPDCNAEAEIESVKVS
- the LOC120682016 gene encoding uncharacterized protein LOC120682016 — protein: MANTENLFKMANTDTDTTAQHKEWDYEFQKKEWDDALCPICMDHPHNAVLLLCSSHDKGCRSYICDTSYRHSNCLDRFKKMKVNDGESSSHPNSSMPGGTRNQNAVQRSRFDLTRESPRLLIDISEPNEASNHQDAIAGEQEENNYNEGPDMTLEAQEVNSGPLESNEVSSSNQLLCPLCRGTVNGWKIIKEARKYLDEKPRACSREACTFSGNYREIRRHARRVHPTTRPADVDPSRRRLWHHLEHQREYGDIVSAIRSAMPGAVVLGDYAIEGGEMFSHDRETSGPSEPSGSLLTTFFLFHFHMLSNNPISSGDEPRGTSRGLRRQRRRYLWGENLLGLQYDDDDEQEDEEENNLDEEVQRPRSRRRFIRSRSEERA
- the LOC120682017 gene encoding Werner Syndrome-like exonuclease isoform X3; protein product: MVIHHPGAGAAPASSVGDDDFHWDDAAEAELQAIEAAYASAKRRRLPDWTSPSPSSRPRYSQSPVSGGYSQSPVSGGSTPSWVLTPPSFQGNVRARHQPISFGGKIVYCRTSSEVEKAAMDILSKIESIKAPGPVSLGFDLEWRPFPRRGEPPCKVAVMQLCMEKTLCYVLHIAHSGVPPKLKSLLEDNSSIKVGICIDNDARKMLNNYDTCVQPLMDLSILANAKLAGPPKRWSLASLTEMITCKELPKPSNIRMGNWEADVLTKKQLQYAATDAYISWYLYEG